A region of Chloracidobacterium sp. DNA encodes the following proteins:
- a CDS encoding putative DNA binding domain-containing protein, with product MPRRKFRHTQRFDSPSEQSLQEYLLNQPTQTTTRTELLRLIRGGEDTYLELKVKLSNSERIAQGIVALANTDGGTIIFGVNDQLRIEGVSNPEWVQQELIRICRDEIVPPLVPMIDTIAFDSGKRIVALDIDGKRRPYRTRDGRFYLRFGAEKREVSRDELSAWLNELRPLGFENIPLQGVVEEDFDDALLWSFASGFDDNAPNINLYQTSDFLRKDLLLAVGSTDEFFPTVAALLLFGKNDRVAELLPRSNVTVARFSGDNGHAQLIEAVEVKGNLLTQYETILEFIKRYADLGKERPKRKLSLVTDTVAQARGNYHFYSVSEGIINALMHRDLALRDIRTRINIYDNAIEFINPRRTQGFSPPASRAIRYGITQRLNPQTAAIFTRREYGINAPHGGLPMVLRQSNLFSGRKPEIYIANDEFKLKIYAA from the coding sequence ATGCCGCGAAGGAAGTTTCGTCACACACAGCGTTTTGACTCACCTAGTGAACAATCCTTACAGGAATATCTTTTAAATCAGCCTACGCAGACGACGACGCGGACAGAACTCTTGCGCCTGATCCGCGGCGGCGAGGATACGTATCTTGAGCTGAAGGTCAAGCTGTCGAACAGTGAAAGGATCGCGCAGGGAATCGTCGCGCTGGCGAATACCGACGGCGGGACGATCATTTTTGGCGTCAACGACCAACTGCGGATCGAGGGCGTTAGCAATCCCGAATGGGTGCAGCAGGAATTGATACGGATCTGCCGCGATGAGATCGTGCCGCCGCTTGTCCCGATGATCGACACGATCGCGTTCGACAGCGGCAAACGCATCGTCGCTCTCGACATTGATGGCAAGCGTCGGCCCTATCGCACGCGTGACGGACGCTTTTATTTGCGGTTCGGTGCGGAAAAAAGGGAAGTTTCGCGTGACGAGCTTTCGGCTTGGCTAAACGAGCTGCGGCCGCTTGGATTTGAGAATATTCCGTTGCAAGGTGTTGTCGAGGAAGATTTTGACGATGCTTTATTGTGGTCGTTTGCGAGCGGCTTCGACGATAACGCTCCGAATATTAATCTCTATCAAACAAGTGATTTTTTAAGAAAAGATCTGCTGTTGGCAGTTGGCTCCACGGATGAATTTTTTCCGACGGTTGCTGCCCTGCTGCTATTTGGCAAGAATGATCGCGTTGCTGAACTGCTGCCAAGATCGAACGTGACGGTGGCAAGATTTTCCGGTGATAACGGCCATGCACAATTGATAGAGGCCGTCGAAGTCAAAGGTAATCTGCTAACGCAATACGAGACAATACTGGAGTTTATAAAACGCTACGCGGATCTGGGCAAAGAGAGGCCAAAGCGTAAGCTGTCTCTCGTTACAGACACGGTTGCACAGGCTCGAGGAAATTATCACTTTTACTCAGTGTCCGAAGGAATCATCAATGCTCTTATGCATCGCGATCTCGCTCTGCGCGATATACGCACGCGGATAAATATTTATGACAACGCGATCGAGTTTATAAATCCGCGACGTACACAAGGGTTTTCGCCGCCGGCTTCACGAGCGATCCGTTACGGCATAACGCAACGCCTTAATCCTCAGACCGCGGCGATCTTTACACGCCGCGAATACGGCATAAACGCTCCGCACGGCGGCTTGCCAATGGTCTTGAGGCAATCAAATTTGTTTTCGGGCCGCAAGCCCGAGATCTACATCGCCAACGACGAGTTCAAACTGAAAATTTACGCAGCCTGA
- a CDS encoding proprotein convertase P-domain-containing protein encodes MSRHPSRSAISRYKTIALITALALAGYIIALPLSAPSSTSALTDPPTATTTATAPCGGGSSVFSYTGPDVAIPDNLGAGVNFTIPVSFGTLSDLNFRFDGTQSDDPTSTTPGINHSFIGDLIVKITSPGGTTVSVFDRPGFPATTFGCASNNLAQIMLDGDGSFPPVENECATDSTAFPIGTFEPNNQISAFDGQNATGNWTINISDNNAGDTGTARAFSLLFQNPNNCGPSGTPTNTHTPTLTPTFTPTNTPTSTPTVIPSPLPEYDLLISQSAAPNPVVPGMSVTYTLVVSNVPMAIGGGACPNVRFGFPTGVPYEFVLANGTNGYVPTSDAGGVTFTGGCVSSQGGTTGTATLQVRVRITGSFTQGVLTSLGSNVIVDPENNWNESNETNNTAETVQTQVWNKFTPTATWTPTFTATSTNTPTFTPTFMPTPTFSPTACSNVSMADGNCGVTPTSTSTATLTPTASPSPTFTATATAVPSPCIPGNLDSTFNGYGTVTTSVGTRDVGRSVAIQPDNKIVVAGQSNRTAAYDFGLVRYNQDGSLDTSFNGTGTVTTIFPGDRAIANSIALQADGKIVAAGEYSPSSTWGFALARYNTDGTLDTSFGANGRVVTPIDTQATANAVAVQSDGKIVAAGGSGNVFDYRVTVVRYNTDGTIDTTFGGTGIVRPQTGSAQAISIQSDGKIIIAGHTTDFALIRYNADGTLDTSFGGTGIVSTTVGGSSASVAIQPNGRIVAAGETYNGTNYDYALVRYKTDGSLDTSFNGTGIVKTPVGPSHDWANSVAIQSDGKIVAAGKSYSAAVGQDTGFSLVRYNADGSLDSTFDGDGKLISLIGSSSYANDVAIQSDGKLVLAGADVITPYGGRFVVARYWADTCATSTPTFTPTPTFTATPSNATVQFSSATYNAHESLPAVITIARTGDLSGTNFVFFSTLSGGTATGGVACNGFNDYITVSQQPVIFGPGDATATVNVTTCPDTATKGGETVNLGLSASNTTLGTPSVAVLTIFDPATPTNTSTATVTPTPMVVVCPPAFSNAAPITINDNAPGAPYPSNIMVSGLSGTVTGVKVDLLNMNHTFPDDVDILLVGPDGQSTLLMSDAGLGFDIVRANLTFDDAAATTLQDTTQIIGGSYKPTNFDTTTDIFPTPAPTPGTTVGMSVFNGSNPNGTWSLYVRDDLGVDTGIVGAGWQLHITTSDCSTPTGTPTPTNTATNTPTARVTDTPGGFPSVYFNSATYSESEPQTAVITINRAGNPSIGAGANFSTSDDTAIGGPACTVGVDFINFSQQVSFGPNEFTKTVNVQLCPDSLTEPTETVKLTLTGNYVNYSGTAVLNIINTATPTATVTPTGTPASVVGFSSAAYFEDESQAAVITLNRTGDLSGTATVNFSTSDGMARGGSVCSSFGGGPDYLTVTNQTVTFNPNETVKTVNVALCGDGIAGEFNETVNLSLSGSNAGSQSTAVLTINDTATRYENLSNIAINGGAAASLYPSTITVASIFYPLGSMRVTIYDYSTDLPNNVDFLMVGPGGQKFVLLANAGGLTSGGPATLTFSDTAGQIVPANGPLTTGDLEPTSYGSVTDFPGRAPAGPYNLPGSTIGGFGSQMMGGNPAGTYAGADPNGVWSLYVRDRTTSLFHPGSVVGNIGGWGLEFTMPTSAQGSISGRVLSADGHGLRNTKVVVTGNSLSQPIVATTGSMGYFSFDELTIGEIYVVTVNARRYTFSTPSRVITLTDNVVDADFIAEPQE; translated from the coding sequence ATGTCGCGACATCCATCCCGATCTGCTATTTCACGCTACAAGACCATCGCCTTGATCACTGCCCTTGCGCTTGCCGGGTACATAATCGCATTGCCACTATCTGCACCTTCCAGTACAAGCGCGTTGACCGACCCACCGACGGCAACGACCACGGCTACTGCTCCTTGTGGGGGCGGTTCTAGTGTATTTAGCTACACAGGCCCTGATGTGGCGATACCTGACAATTTAGGGGCGGGAGTCAATTTCACAATTCCGGTTAGCTTCGGAACGCTCTCAGATCTGAATTTCAGGTTTGACGGAACGCAAAGTGATGATCCGACATCGACGACCCCTGGCATCAACCATTCATTTATTGGAGATCTTATTGTTAAGATAACATCGCCCGGAGGAACGACCGTTTCGGTATTTGATCGTCCGGGATTTCCTGCAACGACGTTCGGCTGTGCAAGCAACAATCTTGCGCAGATCATGCTGGACGGCGATGGCTCCTTTCCACCAGTTGAGAATGAATGTGCCACTGATTCCACGGCATTTCCGATCGGTACGTTTGAACCGAACAATCAGATAAGTGCATTTGACGGACAAAATGCAACCGGCAACTGGACTATCAACATCAGCGACAATAACGCTGGAGATACCGGCACAGCGAGAGCGTTTTCGCTACTTTTTCAAAACCCCAACAATTGCGGCCCATCTGGCACACCAACCAATACCCATACACCAACACTGACGCCGACTTTCACGCCGACGAATACTCCAACTAGCACTCCTACTGTGATTCCGAGTCCGTTGCCTGAATACGATCTGCTGATAAGTCAGTCTGCCGCTCCGAATCCTGTTGTTCCGGGGATGTCGGTGACTTATACGTTGGTTGTGAGTAACGTGCCGATGGCTATTGGAGGCGGAGCTTGTCCGAATGTGAGATTTGGTTTTCCGACAGGAGTTCCATACGAATTTGTTTTAGCAAACGGAACCAACGGCTATGTGCCAACGTCTGACGCAGGAGGCGTAACCTTTACCGGCGGATGCGTTTCATCTCAGGGGGGAACGACCGGAACTGCCACGCTCCAAGTCCGGGTCAGGATCACAGGGTCGTTTACTCAAGGGGTCTTAACGAGCCTCGGCAGCAATGTCATCGTCGATCCCGAAAATAACTGGAACGAATCGAACGAAACAAATAATACGGCTGAGACTGTCCAAACGCAGGTGTGGAATAAATTCACGCCAACTGCGACATGGACTCCAACATTCACAGCTACCTCAACAAACACGCCGACATTTACACCGACATTTATGCCGACGCCGACGTTTTCGCCGACGGCCTGCTCCAACGTGTCAATGGCAGATGGAAACTGTGGAGTGACTCCAACGTCGACAAGCACTGCCACACTTACGCCGACGGCCAGCCCGTCTCCTACATTTACTGCGACAGCGACGGCCGTTCCGTCGCCTTGTATTCCGGGAAATCTTGATTCGACCTTCAATGGCTATGGAACTGTGACGACCTCTGTCGGCACGAGGGACGTTGGCAGATCGGTCGCTATACAACCTGACAACAAGATCGTGGTTGCCGGTCAGAGCAACAGGACTGCCGCTTACGATTTCGGCCTCGTTCGTTACAATCAGGATGGATCACTCGATACATCCTTTAACGGAACTGGAACCGTGACGACCATTTTTCCGGGCGACAGGGCCATCGCAAATTCGATAGCCCTGCAGGCGGATGGTAAGATCGTAGCGGCGGGTGAATACTCGCCATCTTCAACTTGGGGCTTTGCTCTCGCCAGATACAATACAGACGGCACACTTGATACCTCATTTGGTGCAAACGGGCGAGTAGTAACCCCAATAGATACACAAGCCACCGCTAACGCCGTTGCGGTCCAGTCTGACGGCAAGATCGTGGCTGCGGGTGGAAGCGGAAACGTTTTTGATTACAGGGTTACCGTCGTTCGCTACAATACGGACGGGACGATCGATACGACCTTTGGCGGCACGGGAATAGTAAGGCCTCAGACGGGCAGTGCCCAAGCGATCTCGATCCAGTCCGATGGCAAGATCATAATTGCTGGCCACACTACGGATTTTGCGCTGATCAGGTATAACGCAGATGGTACGCTAGACACATCATTTGGGGGTACCGGTATAGTCTCGACCACTGTCGGCGGTTCTTCTGCGTCGGTCGCGATCCAACCGAATGGAAGAATAGTTGCCGCCGGTGAAACATACAATGGCACAAACTACGATTATGCGCTTGTTCGCTACAAAACCGACGGCTCTCTCGACACATCGTTTAACGGTACTGGCATAGTAAAAACTCCTGTCGGCCCTTCTCACGATTGGGCGAATTCGGTCGCGATACAATCGGATGGCAAGATCGTAGCTGCCGGCAAAAGCTATTCTGCTGCAGTCGGGCAGGATACCGGGTTTTCGCTCGTTCGATACAATGCCGACGGGTCGCTCGATAGCACTTTCGATGGAGACGGAAAACTAATCTCGCTGATCGGTTCGTCAAGTTACGCTAATGATGTAGCGATTCAATCGGACGGCAAATTAGTGCTCGCGGGAGCCGACGTTATCACACCGTACGGGGGAAGATTTGTCGTCGCGAGATATTGGGCAGATACATGCGCGACGTCAACACCGACATTTACACCTACTCCGACCTTCACGGCTACGCCTTCAAACGCTACCGTTCAGTTCAGTTCGGCAACATATAATGCACATGAATCTCTGCCAGCAGTTATTACAATAGCGCGAACAGGCGACCTTAGCGGCACCAATTTTGTATTCTTCTCGACGTTAAGCGGCGGCACGGCGACGGGCGGAGTGGCTTGCAATGGTTTTAACGACTACATTACGGTGTCGCAACAGCCTGTGATCTTTGGCCCGGGTGACGCAACGGCGACGGTCAATGTGACGACATGCCCCGATACGGCAACTAAGGGCGGCGAAACCGTTAATCTTGGATTAAGTGCGTCCAATACCACTCTCGGAACGCCGTCTGTTGCGGTTTTGACGATCTTTGACCCGGCAACGCCGACCAACACGTCGACGGCAACTGTCACGCCGACGCCGATGGTCGTAGTCTGTCCTCCGGCCTTCTCGAACGCAGCGCCGATTACGATCAACGACAATGCGCCGGGCGCGCCTTATCCTTCGAACATCATGGTTTCGGGATTGAGCGGGACTGTTACAGGCGTAAAGGTCGATTTGTTGAACATGAACCACACTTTCCCGGATGACGTTGACATATTGCTCGTCGGGCCCGACGGGCAGAGCACATTACTGATGTCCGACGCAGGACTCGGCTTCGATATTGTACGAGCTAACCTGACATTTGACGATGCTGCGGCGACGACACTGCAAGACACGACGCAGATCATTGGCGGGAGCTATAAACCGACGAACTTCGACACGACCACCGACATATTCCCGACACCTGCACCGACACCTGGAACGACGGTTGGAATGTCGGTCTTCAACGGCTCAAATCCGAACGGCACTTGGTCGCTGTATGTTCGGGACGATCTCGGCGTTGACACCGGAATTGTTGGCGCCGGCTGGCAATTGCACATTACCACGAGCGACTGTAGCACACCGACTGGCACGCCAACGCCGACGAACACTGCGACAAATACACCAACAGCGAGGGTAACCGATACCCCTGGTGGCTTTCCTTCTGTTTATTTTAACTCGGCCACATACAGCGAAAGTGAGCCACAGACTGCCGTGATCACGATCAACCGCGCTGGCAATCCCTCAATCGGAGCTGGTGCGAATTTCTCCACATCGGACGACACAGCGATAGGCGGACCCGCCTGCACGGTAGGCGTTGACTTCATAAACTTCTCTCAACAGGTAAGTTTTGGTCCTAACGAGTTTACCAAGACAGTCAACGTCCAGCTTTGCCCCGATTCACTAACGGAACCGACCGAAACGGTCAAACTTACTTTGACTGGAAACTACGTTAACTATTCCGGCACGGCTGTTCTAAATATTATCAACACGGCCACTCCAACCGCGACAGTAACACCTACGGGTACTCCAGCTTCTGTTGTTGGGTTTAGTTCGGCGGCGTATTTTGAGGATGAATCGCAGGCGGCGGTGATCACTTTGAATCGAACGGGCGATCTTTCGGGGACTGCGACTGTGAATTTTAGTACGTCGGACGGTATGGCGAGAGGCGGCAGCGTTTGTAGCAGTTTTGGTGGTGGTCCCGACTACTTAACCGTAACGAATCAAACGGTTACGTTTAACCCTAACGAAACGGTGAAGACTGTCAATGTCGCGCTTTGCGGCGACGGGATTGCAGGAGAATTTAATGAGACGGTCAACCTTTCGTTGAGCGGCTCAAACGCGGGTTCACAATCAACTGCCGTATTGACCATAAACGACACGGCAACGCGGTACGAAAACCTTTCGAATATCGCTATCAATGGTGGTGCGGCAGCAAGTCTGTATCCGTCAACGATCACTGTTGCATCCATATTTTATCCCCTTGGCTCGATGCGCGTGACGATCTATGATTACTCGACTGATCTGCCAAACAATGTCGATTTCCTGATGGTTGGCCCGGGCGGACAAAAATTTGTCCTGTTGGCCAATGCCGGAGGATTAACATCCGGCGGCCCGGCAACATTGACATTTTCCGATACAGCCGGACAGATCGTTCCGGCCAATGGCCCGCTGACAACTGGCGACCTCGAACCAACTAGCTATGGATCTGTCACCGACTTTCCCGGCCGGGCCCCAGCCGGGCCGTATAATCTGCCGGGAAGCACGATCGGAGGCTTCGGCTCACAAATGATGGGCGGCAATCCAGCAGGTACTTATGCGGGAGCTGATCCAAATGGAGTTTGGAGCTTGTATGTTCGAGACCGGACAACGTCATTATTCCACCCTGGCTCTGTCGTCGGCAATATTGGCGGATGGGGACTTGAATTCACAATGCCGACATCGGCGCAAGGCTCCATTTCGGGACGCGTGCTGTCGGCTGATGGCCACGGCCTTCGAAATACGAAAGTTGTGGTTACAGGCAATTCGCTTAGTCAACCAATAGTTGCGACGACCGGATCGATGGGGTATTTCTCTTTCGACGAACTTACAATCGGCGAAATCTATGTTGTCACTGTCAATGCAAGACGCTATACGTTCAGCACGCCAAGCCGCGTGATCACTTTGACGGACAATGTGGTTGATGCTGATTTTATTGCTGAGCCTCAGGAGTGA
- a CDS encoding DUF2695 domain-containing protein encodes MAILRKRQIENLEQLSGEELQAFIDSLPAGPETVSELLDYIEDELYETECDHSLRHAMRYMMEKQLNFGKITSWLNDNGGYCDCKVMDEIAPIWRAKFGDD; translated from the coding sequence ATGGCAATTCTTAGAAAGCGACAGATCGAAAATCTCGAGCAGTTAAGCGGCGAGGAATTACAGGCCTTTATCGATTCGCTGCCTGCGGGACCGGAAACAGTCAGCGAACTGCTCGACTATATCGAGGACGAGCTTTATGAAACTGAGTGCGATCATAGCCTGCGTCACGCGATGCGTTACATGATGGAAAAGCAACTCAATTTTGGAAAGATCACATCTTGGCTGAATGACAACGGCGGCTACTGCGACTGCAAGGTGATGGACGAGATCGCGCCCATTTGGCGTGCAAAATTTGGCGACGACTGA
- a CDS encoding 6-bladed beta-propeller, with protein MLAILYLCVMFALGDAIGRRFFTFVSLAHRGASAFLIGALLSSWWTYALAYLCSNATSPMLWGNILFFITAGGLILWLNQNPQKDPPNTALDVSDAQFQKWDWIIAGVFLLFTAWMMFQTLTISDGTLLIGHHQNADFGSTLSIMQSFAEGHNFPTQYPHFTGERIRYHFLFYFLAADLQYLGFNPTVANNLLSIFSVTAMLILVMTLGGVLFRSRTAGRIGAALFFTHGSLAYVSFLSSQPSFSGLINALNSMTKFLPGLRDPSGVPYRGEDWGVWTLNVYLNQRHLSSAIAIFLLILIYVVIRLREKNELEPETVAELSNEGYDLDDAESSEGEQPLLAENRVDSIAGDEEESEDGTDDEETDDEDLDDEDEYEDEEGEDEDDEAEDEEEFSLGEYIKENSVVVFCGVLLGLLPMWNGAIFLGAGVILAAMIIFFSRFRGQLITLAVTAAIVALPQIIYLKTGHVKPTDYSMLRWGFVIEDAGIFNVLWWTIHTFGFKLALLGIALYFAAGLQRRLLLAVSILLPLTYCFQFSEEILANHKFINLWLVIVNIYCGYAIVKLWHLKASNSVLPSRIAAILLLVLIVIGGLIDLMPIKNSDDSNFYIKYKYHDNKLLNWVKDNTDPKSIFLSDKFINHEILLAGRRLFYGDPYYAWGTDYDTREREKQVKTMLESKDANQVFALLKENNINYIAMDDRLRRGNSIAKNVTEEVFAKYFEVAFSDETSDYGGNMKIYKVPETLQNVPQSSGDGTDQPDQSSNETAAVSVFDGGEGSAPGQFNKPRGLAIDKKGFIYVADYFNARVQKFAPDGKSLLAFGSKGDGAGQFKEPNSIVLDEAGSVYVTDGLAHKLLKFDADGKFIKEWTKPVVDFYGPRDLAFGPNKKLYIIDQGHTNVTILDLSTDTFTTFGTGGAGEGQFNEATGIGIGGDLVFVADRDNRRVQVFDLAGKFIRQWPVEGWERSHYPDVIYDDQTKHIYISDGKSNQILVFDVDGNPLPALISGQPLNNPSAMVISERGKQRSLFIVQTGAAKVSTIELAANTSPKKKGK; from the coding sequence ATGCTGGCTATTTTGTATTTGTGTGTGATGTTTGCCCTCGGCGATGCGATCGGGCGGCGTTTTTTTACGTTTGTCTCACTTGCTCACCGAGGCGCTTCGGCCTTTCTGATCGGCGCTCTGCTTAGCAGTTGGTGGACGTACGCGCTCGCATACCTTTGTTCTAATGCGACGTCACCAATGCTTTGGGGCAACATCCTATTTTTCATAACGGCCGGCGGCCTTATCCTGTGGCTCAATCAAAATCCGCAAAAAGATCCGCCGAACACCGCACTCGATGTAAGCGATGCGCAGTTCCAAAAATGGGATTGGATAATCGCAGGTGTCTTTTTGTTGTTCACTGCGTGGATGATGTTCCAAACCTTAACAATAAGCGACGGAACTCTCTTGATCGGGCATCATCAAAATGCCGATTTCGGCTCGACCCTATCGATAATGCAGTCCTTCGCCGAGGGGCATAACTTTCCAACTCAATACCCGCATTTTACCGGCGAGCGAATTCGCTATCACTTCCTGTTTTACTTTCTGGCCGCCGACCTCCAGTATCTGGGATTCAACCCGACGGTAGCCAACAACCTCCTTAGCATTTTCTCGGTTACGGCAATGTTGATCCTTGTAATGACCCTTGGCGGAGTGCTTTTCAGATCACGTACCGCCGGACGCATCGGCGCGGCGTTGTTCTTTACGCATGGCTCGTTAGCGTATGTTTCATTCCTTAGCTCGCAACCGTCTTTCTCGGGGCTTATCAACGCATTAAACTCGATGACCAAATTCCTGCCAGGCCTTCGAGATCCCTCAGGAGTGCCTTACCGCGGCGAGGATTGGGGCGTTTGGACGTTGAATGTTTATCTCAATCAGCGTCACCTTTCCAGCGCAATAGCTATCTTTCTGCTGATACTCATCTATGTCGTCATCCGGCTTCGCGAGAAGAATGAGCTTGAACCGGAAACTGTCGCCGAATTATCAAACGAAGGATATGATCTCGATGACGCCGAAAGTTCCGAAGGCGAACAACCTCTCCTTGCAGAGAATCGTGTTGATTCGATCGCAGGCGACGAAGAAGAATCTGAAGACGGTACCGATGATGAAGAAACTGACGACGAAGATCTAGATGATGAGGACGAGTACGAAGATGAGGAGGGCGAAGACGAAGACGATGAGGCGGAAGATGAGGAAGAGTTTAGTTTAGGCGAATATATCAAAGAAAATTCTGTTGTTGTATTCTGCGGTGTGCTTCTCGGACTTTTGCCGATGTGGAACGGCGCGATCTTTTTAGGTGCTGGTGTAATTCTCGCGGCGATGATCATTTTCTTCTCGCGATTTCGCGGTCAGCTTATTACGCTTGCGGTAACAGCGGCGATCGTAGCTTTGCCGCAGATAATCTATCTCAAGACGGGCCACGTGAAGCCGACTGACTATTCAATGCTCCGATGGGGTTTTGTTATCGAGGACGCCGGCATCTTCAACGTACTCTGGTGGACAATTCATACATTTGGTTTTAAGTTGGCTTTGCTCGGCATTGCGCTTTATTTTGCGGCAGGACTCCAGCGTCGTCTTTTGCTGGCGGTATCGATCCTACTTCCGCTCACCTACTGCTTCCAATTCAGTGAAGAGATCCTAGCAAATCACAAGTTCATCAATCTTTGGCTGGTGATAGTGAATATTTATTGCGGATACGCGATTGTAAAACTGTGGCACCTCAAAGCCAGCAATAGTGTATTGCCATCCAGGATCGCTGCTATTCTCTTGCTAGTACTTATCGTTATCGGCGGACTCATCGATCTGATGCCGATTAAGAATTCGGATGACTCAAACTTCTACATAAAATATAAATATCACGATAATAAGCTGCTCAATTGGGTCAAAGACAACACCGATCCGAAATCAATCTTTCTGTCCGACAAGTTTATCAATCACGAGATCCTTCTCGCTGGCCGACGCCTTTTTTATGGAGATCCGTACTATGCCTGGGGAACAGATTACGATACGAGAGAGCGGGAAAAACAAGTAAAGACGATGCTCGAATCAAAAGATGCGAATCAGGTTTTTGCGCTACTCAAGGAAAACAATATCAATTACATAGCGATGGATGATCGGCTCCGTAGGGGCAACTCAATTGCCAAGAACGTGACCGAGGAAGTTTTTGCGAAATATTTCGAGGTCGCTTTCTCCGACGAAACTTCCGACTACGGTGGGAACATGAAGATTTATAAAGTGCCGGAAACTCTTCAGAATGTTCCGCAGTCGTCTGGCGACGGCACTGACCAGCCAGATCAATCTTCTAACGAGACAGCAGCGGTGAGTGTGTTTGACGGCGGCGAAGGCTCGGCGCCGGGGCAATTCAACAAGCCTCGCGGACTCGCGATCGATAAAAAAGGCTTCATTTACGTAGCCGATTACTTCAACGCTCGTGTTCAGAAGTTTGCTCCGGATGGAAAATCCCTCTTGGCTTTTGGCTCCAAAGGCGACGGAGCTGGCCAGTTCAAGGAACCGAACAGTATCGTACTGGACGAGGCAGGCAGCGTTTATGTAACTGACGGCTTGGCACACAAACTGCTCAAGTTTGACGCCGATGGAAAATTCATTAAGGAATGGACAAAACCCGTGGTTGATTTTTACGGGCCACGTGATCTCGCTTTCGGGCCGAATAAGAAGTTGTATATCATTGACCAAGGGCACACCAATGTCACTATCTTAGATCTGTCGACCGACACTTTTACAACATTTGGGACTGGCGGGGCTGGCGAAGGCCAATTTAACGAAGCGACCGGCATCGGTATCGGTGGAGACTTAGTTTTTGTTGCCGATCGTGACAATCGCCGCGTTCAAGTTTTCGATCTTGCAGGAAAATTCATACGTCAATGGCCGGTTGAGGGTTGGGAACGGTCTCATTATCCCGATGTAATCTATGACGATCAGACTAAACACATATATATATCTGACGGCAAATCAAACCAAATACTGGTGTTTGATGTTGACGGCAATCCGTTGCCCGCATTAATAAGTGGTCAACCGCTTAACAATCCGTCGGCGATGGTAATTTCCGAGCGTGGAAAGCAGCGTAGTCTTTTCATTGTTCAGACGGGCGCCGCAAAGGTATCAACTATTGAATTAGCGGCCAATACCTCACCGAAGAAGAAAGGAAAGTAG